Proteins encoded together in one Solanum lycopersicum chromosome 7, SLM_r2.1 window:
- the LOC101262631 gene encoding glucan endo-1,3-beta-glucosidase 5-like, with product MHEHHLHSLLIHIMKYFYNIFVLWILLVTLDKCLTTEGLGVNWGTRASHPLPPDIVVKLLKENGFNKVKLFEADPGVLKALGRSGVQVMVGIPNDLLAPLSASVRNAEQWVQQNVSSFISKNGVDIRYVAVGNEPFLKDYKDTFVNTTYPALQNVQAALIKAGLGRQVKVTVPINADVYETDTGVPSGGNFRSDIHGLMMKIVKFLSDNGGPLTINIYPFLSLYADPHFPIDFAFFSGTSSPVVDGSISYTNVFEANYDTLVWALEKNGFGSLPIIVGEIGWPTDGDSNANIEYAKKFNQGLLDRISRGIGTPKRPTPPDIYLFGLVDEDTKSIQPGNFERHWGVFYYDGAIKYQLNLGNNQSLKAAKGVRYLARKWCVMAPNANVMDPNLPDSINYACSYADCTSLGYGSSCGGLDVKSNASYAFNMYYQTMNQQKGSCERFHNLSVITTIDPSPSSSNFGRTSSNCRFEIMIDVGRHETRVNPGTSSATKIKHFSLVLLVLVFMLHY from the exons ATGCATGAGCACCATCTTCATTCACTACTAATTCATATAATGAAGTATTTCTACAACATCTTCGTGTTATGGATTTTGTTAGTTACGCTGGATAAATGTTTAACCACGGAGGGTCTAGGCGTGAATTGGGGGACGCGAGCAAGTCATCCACTTCCACCTGATATTGTAGTGAAGTTGTTAAAAGAGAACGGATTCAATAAAGTAAAGTTGTTTGAAGCAGATCCAGGAGTGTTGAAGGCATTGGGTAGATCAGGTGTTCAAGTTATGGTTGGGATACCTAATGACTTGTTAGCACCATTGTCCGCTAGTGTTCGAAATGCTGAACAATGGGTGCAACAAAATGTTTCATCATTTATTTCTAAGAATGGGGTCGATATCAG GTACGTTGCTGTGGGAAATGAGCCTTTTTTGAAAGACTACAAAGACACATTCGTTAACACAACCTATCCTGCCCTCCAAAATGTTCAAGCAGCTCTTATCAAAGCAGGCCTTGGTCGACAAGTGAAGGTTACGGTTCCAATTAATGCTGATGTGTATGAAACGGACACTGGAGTCCCCTCCGGTGGAAATTTTAGATCAGACATTCATGGTCTCATgatgaaaatcgtcaaattcCTAAGTGATAACGGAGGTCCTCTCACCATTAACATCTACCCGTTCCTTAGCCTCTACGCAGATCCTCATTTCCCAATTGACTTCGCATTTTTCTCAGGAACATCATCTCCTGTTGTGGATGGGTCCATATCATACACTAATGTATTCGAAGCTAATTATGATACTCTTGTTTGGGCTCTAGAGAAAAATGGATTCGGGTCATTACCTATAATTGTTGGAGAAATTGGTTGGCCAACTGATGGAGATTCCAATGCAAATATCGAGTATGCTAAGAAGTTTAATCAAGGTCTACTAGACCGAATTAGCCGTGGCATAGGTACCCCTAAACGTCCTACGCCACCAGACATTTACCTTTTCGGCCTCGTGGATGAAGACACCAAGAGCATCCAACCAGGTAATTTCGAGAGACATTGGGGAGTGTTTTACTATGATGGAGCTATCAAGTACCAACTAAATTTAGGTAACAACCAAAGTTTGAAAGCAGCAAAAGGCGTTCGATATTTAGCTAGGAAATGGTGTGTGATGGCTCCTAATGCTAATGTTATGGACCCTAACTTACCAGATAGTATCAACTATGCTTGTAGTTATGCAGATTGCACGAGTCTTGGATATGGTTCATCATGTGGTGGATTGGATGTTAAGAGCAATGCTTCCTACGCGTTTAATATGTACTACCAAACGATGAATCAACAGAAGGGGTCGTGTGAAAGGTTTCACAATTTATCGGTCATTACAACGATTGATCCATCTCCATCCTCCTCTAATTTTGGACGAACCTCTTCTAATTGTCGATTTGAGATCATGATTGATGTGGGGAGGCATGAGACGAGGGTAAATCCAGGAACGTCTTCGGCTACAAAGATCAAACATTTTTCTCTTGTTTTATTGGTACTAGTATTCATGTTGCACTActaa